One segment of Oncorhynchus kisutch isolate 150728-3 unplaced genomic scaffold, Okis_V2 scaffold2646, whole genome shotgun sequence DNA contains the following:
- the LOC109876220 gene encoding ribonuclease P protein subunit p25-like protein, giving the protein MENYSKARTVEQPCPCPFPGLSSDTNEVRVKDGSKIRNLMRYALSRMEVKPRALEGEGMQPKSEEGGSTTEVQEAPCSQALEKMPSRQIVFTGMGKGVSKAITCVEILKRRVKGLHQQTRLLFSTVLEVWEPLEPAAGLDSLTVSRNIPAIWVLLSRDPLDASLPGYQAPGNFDALWAQAAKEDAGVAGGQRHGGRRKRGGGGGRGKGPGGPVRQTDRSREPGKGQSRGKGALAGQE; this is encoded by the coding sequence ATGGAGAACTACAGTAAGGCGCGAACGGTGGAACAGCCCTGCCCCTGCCCATTCCCTGGCCTCTCCAGCGACACCAATGAGGTTAGAGTGAAGGATGGCAGCAAGATCCGCAACCTCATGCGCTACGCCCTGAGCCGCATGGAGGTCAAGCCCAGAGCGCTGGAAGGCGAGGGGATGCAGCCTAAGAGCGAAGAAGGGGGTAGCACCACCGAAGTCCAGGAAGCACCATGCTCCCAGGCACTGGAAAAGATGCCTAGCCGGCAGATAGTATTCACTGGGATGGGGAAGGGGGTCTCCAAGGCCATCACGTGTGTGGAGATCCTGAAGCGCCGTGTGAAAGGCTTGCACCAGCAGACCAGGCTACTCTTCAGCACTGTCCTGGAGGTGTGGGAACCCCTGGAGCCTGCGGCAGGCCTGGACAGCCTCACCGTCAGTAGGAACATACCTGCTATCTGGGTACTGCTCTCCAGAGACCCCCTGGATGCCAGCCTGCCTGGATACCAGGCTCCAGGGAACTTTGATGCCCTGTGGGCACAGGCTGCCAAGGAGGATGCAGGGGTGGCTggtggacagagacatgggggcaggaggaagaggggaggtggtggtggcaGGGGTAAGGGACCAGGAGGCCCTGTCAGACAGACTGATCGATCCAGAGAGCCAGGAAAAGGCCAGAGTCGTGGTAAGGGGGCGCTGGCAGGGCAGGAATga